The following proteins are co-located in the Gossypium hirsutum isolate 1008001.06 chromosome A02, Gossypium_hirsutum_v2.1, whole genome shotgun sequence genome:
- the LOC107952389 gene encoding uncharacterized protein, giving the protein MASDRQKSYAYLKRREIEYLVGDFIFLKLELPSELDHIHDVFHVSMSRHYRSDPMHIVLVEDIGFRPDLTFEEESIQILDCDVMVLRRKPIPLVKVLWHNDSTEEAT; this is encoded by the exons ATGGcttctgataggcagaagtcctaTGCATATCTGAAGCGTCGGGAGATAGAGTATTTAGTAGGAGACTTCATTTTCCTCAAG TTGGAGCTACCTTCAGAGTTAGATCACAtacatgatgtgtttcacgtctcaatGTCGAGACACTATCGCTCTGATCCAATGCACATTGTTCTTGTGGAGGACATCGGGTTTAGACCAGatttgaccttcgaggaggagtcGATTCAGATTCTGGATTGCGACGTAATGGTTCTGAGGAGGAAACCTATTCCACTAGTTAAGGTTCTATGGCATAACgatagcactgaggaggctacgtag